A stretch of the Onychomys torridus chromosome 23, mOncTor1.1, whole genome shotgun sequence genome encodes the following:
- the Sh3bp4 gene encoding SH3 domain-binding protein 4 yields MAAQRIRAANSSGLPRCKSEGTLIDLSEGFSETSFNDVKVPSPSALLVDNHTPFGNAKEVIAIKDYYPNNFTTLKFSKGDRLYVLDTAGGEWWYAHNTTEMGYIPSSYVQPLNYRNSTLSDSGMIDNLPDSPEEVAKELDLLGGWTDDQKESGRPYSNNPFWNGVQTNPFLNGNAQPSMDELNPKSTVDLLLFDTGTSSFTESSSATTNSTGNIFDELPATNGLHMEQPVKRDNPFFRSKRSYSLSELSVLQAKSDAPTTSSFFTGLKSPAPEQFQSREDFRTAWLNHRKLARSCHDLDLLGQSPGWGQTQAVETNIVCKLDSSGGSVQLPDTNISIHVPEGHVAPGETQQISMKALLDPPLELNSDRSSSISPVVEVKLSNLEVSTFIILEMKVSAEVKGDIFSKSTVVLQCLRSDSKEGPYVPIPLAFSYGDTIQVQLDNLEPCMYLAIVAQGPNILYPSTVWDFINKRVTVGLYGPKHIHPSFKTVVTIFGHDCAPKTLLVSEVTRQAPGPAPVALQLWGRHQFVLSRPQDLKVCMFSNMTNYEVKASEQAKVVRGFQMKLGKVSRLIYSVISQNPNELSDFTLRVQVKDDQDTILTQFCVQTPQPPPKSAIKPSGQRRFLKKNEVGKIILSPFVVTTKYPTFQDRPVSSLKFGKLLKTVVRQNKSHYLLEYKKGDAVALLSEERIRLKGQLWTKEWYIGYYQGKVGLVHTKNVLVVGKARPSMFAGPELSTSVLLEQILRPCKFLTYIYASVRTLLMENISSWRAFADALGYGNLPLTFFCRAELDSEAERVASVLEKLKEDCNNPDNKDRKSFQKELVMALLKMDCQGLVVRLIQDFVLLTTAVEVAQRWRELAEKLAKVSKQQMDAYESPHRDRNGVVDSEAMWKPAYDFLLTWSHQIGDSYRDVIQELHIGLDKMKNPITRRWKHLTGTLILVNSLDILRAAAFSPADHDDFVI; encoded by the exons ATGGCGGCCCAGCGCATCCGGGCGGCCAACTCCAGTGGCCTCCCTCGGTGCAAGTCAGAGGGGACTCTGATTGACCTGAGCGAGGGCTTCTCAGAGACAAGCTTTAATGATGTCAAAG TGCCTTCCCCCAGTGCCTTGCTAGTAGACAACCACACGCCTTTTGGAAACGCAAAGGAGGTGATTGCAATCAAAGACTATTACCCAAACAACTTCACCACCCTGAAGTTCTCCAAGGGCGACCGCCTCTACGTCCTGGACACGGCTGGCGGAGAGTGGTGGTACGCCCACAACACCACCGAGATGGGCTACATCCCTTCCTCCTACGTGCAGCCGCTCAACTACCGGAACTCGACCCTGAGTGACAGTGGCATGATCGATAATCTCCCAGACAGCCCTGAGGAAGTCGCCAAGGAGCTGGATCTGCTagggggctggacagatgacCAGAAAGAATCTGGCAGACCCTATAGTAACAACCCTTTCTGGAATGGAGTCCAAACGAACCCGTTTCTGAACGGGAACGCACAACCCAGCATGGATGAGCTGAACCCCAAGAGTACTGTGGATTTGCTCCTTTTTGATACGGGCACATCTTCCTTCACCGAATCCAGCTCGGCAACCACCAACAGCACCGGCAACATCTTTGACGAGCTCCCAGCCACTAATGGACTCCACATGGAGCAGCCGGTTAAGCGGGACAATCCCTTCTTCAGAAGTAAGCGTTCCTACAGCCTTTCAGAACTCTCCGTCCTACAAGCCAAATCGGATGCTCCCACGACATCCAGTTTCTTCACAGGCTTGAAGTCACCTGCCCCAGAACAGTTTCAAAGCCGAGAAGATTTCCGAACCGCCTGGCTGAATCACCGGAAGCTGGCCCGGTCCTGTCATGACTTGGACCTGCTCGGCCAAAGCCCAGGTTGGGGCCAGACCCAAGCAGTGGAAACAAATATCGTGTGCAAGCTGGATAGTTCCGGGGGCTCCGTGCAGCTCCCCGACACCAACATCAGCATCCACGTGCCCGAGGGCCATGTAGCCCCTGGGGAGACACAGCAGATCTCCATGAAGGCCCTGCTGGACCCCCCACTGGAGCTCAACAGTGATAGATCCAGCAGCATCAGCCCCGTGGTAGAGGTGAAGCTGAGCAACCTGGAGGTGAGTACCTTCATCATCCTGGAAATGAAGGTCTCCGCCGAGGTGAAGGGCGACATCTTCAGCAAAAGTACAGTGGTCCTGCAGTGCCTCAGAAGTGACTCAAAGGAGGGGCCTTATGTCCCCATCCCCCTGGCCTTCAGCTACGGGGACACGATACAGGTACAGCTGGACAACCTAGAGCCCTGCATGTACCTTGCTATTGTTGCCCAGGGCCCCAACATCCTCTACCCTTCCACCGTGTGGGATTTCATCAATAAGAGGGTCACTGTGGGGCTCTATGGTCCcaaacacatccatccatccttcaagACAGTGGTGACCATTTTTGGACATGATTGTGCCCCCAAGACCCTCCTGGTCAGCGAGGTTACTCGGCAGGCTCCCGGTCCTGCCCCAGTGGCCCTACAACTGTGGGGCAGGCACCAGTTCGTCTTGTCCAGACCCCAGGATCTCAAAGTGTGTATGTTCTCTAACATGACCAActatgaggtcaaggccagcgAGCAGGCCAAAGTGGTGAGAGGCTTCCAGATGAAACTCGGTAAGGTTAGCCGTCTGATCTACTCTGTCATCTCCCAGAACCCCAATGAGCTGTCCGACTTCACACTGAGGGTACAGGTCAAGGACGATCAAGACACCATCCTCACCCAGTTTTGTGTCCAGACACCGCAGCCACCCCCCAAAAGCGCCATTAAGCCCTCTGGGCAGAGGAGGTTCCTTAAGAAGAACGAGGTCGGGAAGATCATCTTGTCCCCATTTGTGGTCACCACCAAGTACCCGACATTTCAGGACCGCCCTGTGTCTAGTCTCAAGTTCGGCAAGCTCCTGAAGACTGTGGTGCGACAGAACAAGAGCCATTACCTGCTGGAGTACAAGAAGGGGGATGCAGTGGCCCTGCTCAGTGAGGAACGCATCCGCCTCAAGGGGCAGCTGTGGACCAAGGAGTGGTACATTGGCTACTATCAGGGCAAGGTGGGCCTGGTGCATACCAAGAATGTGCTGGTCGTGGGCAAGGCCCGGCCCAGCATGTTCGCGGGGCCTGAGCTGAGCACATCAGTGCTGTTGGAGCAGATCCTCCGGCCCTGCAAGTTCCTCACCTACATCTATGCTTCCGTGCGGACTTTGCTTATGGAGAACATCAGCAGCTGGCGGGCCTTTGCTGATGCCCTGGGTTATGGGAACCTGCCGCTCACCTTCTTCTGCCGGGCAGAGCTGGACAGCGAGGCAGAGCGGGTGGCGTCTGTTCTGGAAAAGCTGAAGGAAGACTGTAACAACCCAGACAACAAGGACCGGAAGTCCTTCCAGAAGGAGCTGGTGATG GCTTTGCTGAAAATGGACTGTCAGGGCCTGGTGGTCAGACTCATCCAGGACTTTGTGCTCCTGACCACCGCTGTTGAGGTGGCCCAGCGCTGGAGGGAACTGGCTGAGAAACTGGCCAAGGTCTCCAAGCAACAGATGGACGCATATGAGTCTCCCCACCGAGACAGGAATGGGGTGGTGGACAGTGAG GCCATGTGGAAACCCGCCTATGACTTCTTACTCACCTGGAGCCACCAGATTGGGGACAGCTACCGAGATGTCATCCAGGAGCTGCACATAGGCCTGGACAAGATGAAGAACCCCATCACCAGGCGCTGGAAGCACCTCACGGGGACCCTGATCCTGGTGAACTCGCTGGACATCCTGCGGGCTGCAGCCTTCAGCCCCGCGGACCATGATGACTTTGTGATCTGA